Proteins co-encoded in one Gopherus evgoodei ecotype Sinaloan lineage chromosome 4, rGopEvg1_v1.p, whole genome shotgun sequence genomic window:
- the TMEM132A gene encoding transmembrane protein 132A isoform X2, protein MAPGRAGMVPPGSGRGCLVLLAALLALETATVSRELDPPDLVYLPAELKVLDIPDHFRLQRVDRYLPGNASLGSRSETYLLLHRQPMAKPLVQATYLPFTAQQAVPAADPHHRYGSVAWDVRAVSIEGTVSPAEPYARVLFHLKGQDWLPGRHDLPCVSLHAFHQTQAAHGACHFQAPLGVCVVELEFPPHWFSATHPSSHSRSRAAEPAKHPERAELYYSLGTGETSAECSHAGPQERPRPGTEGTKERLHYVGAVELRATDPPRRQEVRLDDNVLIRVPDMALRPGQLFTATLILQQNFTADLLTLRIKVKKGLQVLAARPAVPEAWTAKLDKFKGSKHHTALVTCRRLDAGQLDWRAADFPEFLYLDLAVENGTRGLASTRPVTWQVEYPGQDPEAEKDKMVWEIQVSERDVRALVPLVKEQEIVNTAPLTGIPQAVPVKLVAVEMGGAVFEVTEQMGCESANKQVLKVTDACDSVYVGGKESRGARGARVDFWFRRLHASLLFTVWVPLLPLRVELTDTTLEQVRGWRVPDATPDSSGLAEPEEAGEEAERQARSCRLQYQRAGVRFLAHFVAHPLDGGRHLTYMPSPDWLLDVSHLVGRQAKVQDPRVATLEGGSVVIGHEPGVTSVEVRSPVSDSILGEQTLVVSDEKVAVLELQAQLVSGLSLVLSTEPGHPDVLTATCQALSALHSPKQEAALSVWLAFTDHTLAPMELYGWRDVALSVSSLDPGVAWVRPDEELARPLIVAKGPGRGPLLQLGLHAADSCRKGKHRAPLAAGTAWLEVGISRRLPTPGGPRPRNPRPESPFQRAEGAMSGEAMTAAATESMVGPQKWAPAGVGPDLTKFEGPQGGTSSDDEGPGEEEEEEIVKAPEQVTDLEIGMYVLLGVFCLAIFIFLINCIVFVLRYQRKEPPDAGPGLAPSTQQPHNWVWLGTDQEELSRQMDRCSQHQELSPNPTPDPSAAAKDGGCCCCGTPPGTEGGRREAGAPEVTEPDGGVSTSTFLPAVLGSPPPPSTLSRKELAAPGGRRKRVEFVTFASPRAPEGAACPPPSSAPTVQSILVASEDDIRWVCEDMGLRDPDELRSYMERIRGSS, encoded by the exons ATGGCCCCGGGACGGGCAGGGATGGTCCCCCCGGGCTCCGGCCGCGGCTGCCTTGTCCTGCTGGCCGCGCTGCTGGCCCTGGAGACGGCGACAG TGAGCAGAGAATTGGACCCCCCCGACCTTGTGTACCTGCCAGCCGAACTCAAAGTGCTGGACATTCCAGACCATTTCCGGCTGCAGCGGGTGGATCGGTACCTGCCGGGAAATGCTTCCCTGGGCTCCCGCTCTGAGACTTACCTCCTCCTCCATCGCCAGCCCATGGCAAAGCCTCTTGTCCAAGCCACTTACCTGCCCTTCACTGCCCAACAG GCAGTGCCGGCAGCCGATCCCCACCACAGGTACGGCTCCGTGGCCTGGGACGTCCGAGCCGTGTCCATTGAGGGCACAGTTTCTCCAGCTGAACCGTATGCCAGGGTCCTCTTCCACCTCAAGGGGCAGGACTGGCTGCCGGGACGGCACGACCTGCCCTGTGTCTCCCTGCATGCTTTCCACCAGACGCAGGCTGCGCATGGAGCCTGCCACTTCCAG GCACCCCTGGGAGTGTGCGTGGTGGAGCTGGAGTTCCCCCCACACTGGTTCTCCGCCACACACCCCTCCTCACACAGCCGGAGCAGAGCTGCGGAGCCCGCCAAGCACCCTGAGCGAGCTGAGCTGTACTACAGCCTGGGGACGGGGGAAACGTCTGCAGAGTGTAGCCATGCGGGGCCCCAGGAGAGGCCCCGGCCAGGCACTGAGGGCACCAAGGAGAGACTGCACTATGTCGGCGCTGTGGAGCTGCGAGCCACAGATCCGCCTCGGCGCCAGGAAGTGCGGCTGGATGACAACGTGCTCATCCGGGTCCCTGACATGGCACTGCGGCCAGGGCAGCTCTTCACGGCCACCCTGATTCTCCAGCAGAACTTCACCGCTGACCTGCTGACTCTGAG GATCAAGGTGAAGAAGGGGCTGCAGGTTCTAGCGGCCCGTCCCGCCGTTCCTGAGGCCTGGACGGCCAAGCTGGACAAGTTCAAGGGTTCCAAGCATCACACCGCTCTGGTCACCTGTCGCCGGCTGGATGCTGGCCAGTTGGACTGGAG GGCAGCGGATTTCCCCGAGTTCCTCTACCTGGATTTGGCGGTGGAGAACGGCACAAGGGGCCTGGCATCCACGCGCCCTGTCACCTGGCAGGTTGAGTACCCTGGCCAGGACCCTGAAGCCGAGAAGGACAAGATGGTGTGGGAGATCCAGGTGTCGGAGCGTGACGTCAGGGCGCTGGTCCCGCTGGTGAAG GAGCAAGAGATCGTGAACACTGCCCCCCTGACAGGGATCCCCCAGGCGGTGCCGGTGAAGCTGGTTGCTGTGGAGATGGGGGGAGCTGTGTTCGAGGTAACCGAGCAGATGGGGTGTGAGTCTGCCAATAAACAGGTCCTGAAG GTGACAGACGCGTGCGACTCCGTCTATGTGGGGGGCAAGGAGAGCCGGGGCGCCCGTGGGGCACGGGTAGACTTCTGGTTCCGCCGGCTCCATGCCTCGCTGCTCTTCACCGTCTGGGTGCCGCTGCTGCCACTGCGCGTCGAGCTGACCGACACCACGCTGGAGCAGGTGCGCGGCTGGAGGGTGCCCGACGCCACTCCAGACAG CAGTGGCCTAGCGGAGCCCgaggaggctggggaggaggcagagaggcaAGCTCGCAGCTGCCGGCTCCAGTACCAGCGTGCCGGCGTCCGCTTCCTGGCGCACTTTGTGGCTCACCCGCTGGACGGTGGACGGCACCTGACCTACATGCCAAGCCCCGACTGGCTCCTGGATGTCTCCCACCTAGTGGGCAGGCAAGCCAAGGTGCAGGACCCCCGCGTGGCCACGCTGGAGGGTGGGAGCGTGGTGATTGGCCACGAACCGGGAGTGACGTCAGTGGAG GTGCGCTCCCCCGTCTCAGACTCCATCCTGGGCGAGCAGACCCTGGTGGTATCGGACGAGAAGGTGGCCGTGTTGGAGCTGCAGGCCCAGTTGGTGTCAGGCCTCTCGCTGGTGCTGAGCACGGAGCCGGGACACCCCGACGTCCTCACCGCCACCTGCCAGGCACtctcagccctgcactccccaaAGCAG GAAGCAGCACTCAGTGTCTGGCTGGCATTCACCGACCACACGCTGGCCCCCATGGAGCTCTATGGCTGGCGGGATGTGGCGCTCTCCGTCTCCTCCCTGGACCCTGGCGTGGCCTGGGTGCGGCCAGACGAGGAGCTGGCTCGCCCGCTGATCGTGGCCAAAGGGCCGGGCCgggggcccctcctgcagctgggcCTGCATGCCGCGGACTCCTGCCGCAAAGGCAAGCACCGGGCACCGCTGGCCGCTGGCACCGCCTGGCTGGAGGTGGGCATCAGCCGGCGGCTCCCAACTCCTGGTGGCCCACGGCCCCGCAATCCCCGCCCGGAGTCCCCCTTCCAGCGGGCCGAGGGGGCCATGTCGGGGGAGGCGATGACAGCAGCAGCTACAGAGTCCATGGTGGGGCCCCAGAAATGGGCCCCAGCTGGGGTGGGACCCGACCTGACCAAGTTTGAGGGGCCCCAGGGCGGCACCTCTTCCGATGATGAAgggcctggggaggaggaggaggaggagatcgTGAAGGCCCCCGAGCAGGTGACAGACCTGGAGATCGGGATGTACGTTCTCCTGGGCGTCTTCTGCCTGGCCATCTTCATCTTCCTCATCAATTGCATTGTCTTTGTGCTGCGCTATCAGCGCAAGGAGCCCCCTGATGCCGGCCCAGGCCTGGCCCCCTCCACCCAGCAGCCCCACAACTGGGTGTGGCTGGGCACCGaccaggaggagctgagccgCCAGATGGATCGCTGCAGCCAGCACCAAGAGCTCAGCCCCAATCCCACCCCCGACCCCTCCGCCGCTGCCAAAGATGGtggatgctgctgctgtgggACTCCCCCGGGCAcggagggaggcaggagggaggctggggcCCCTGAGGTCACGGAGCCTGACGGGGGGGTCTCCACCAGCACTTTCCTCCCTGCGGTTCTGGGgagcccgcccccccccagcaccttgTCCCGGAAAGAATTGGCTGCACCGGGGGGCAGGCGTAAGCGAGTGGAGTTTGTGACCTTTGCCTCGCCCCGGGCCCCTGAAGGCGCCGCATGCCCCCCGCCCTCCTCCGCTCCCACTGTCCAGTCCATCCTGGTGGCCAGCGAGGACGACATCCGTTGGGTCTGCGAGGACATGGGGCTGCGGGACCCTGACGAGCTAAGGAGCTACATGGAGAGGATCCGGGGCAGCTCCTGA
- the TMEM132A gene encoding transmembrane protein 132A isoform X1 produces MAPGRAGMVPPGSGRGCLVLLAALLALETATVSRELDPPDLVYLPAELKVLDIPDHFRLQRVDRYLPGNASLGSRSETYLLLHRQPMAKPLVQATYLPFTAQQAVPAADPHHRYGSVAWDVRAVSIEGTVSPAEPYARVLFHLKGQDWLPGRHDLPCVSLHAFHQTQAAHGACHFQAPLGVCVVELEFPPHWFSATHPSSHSRSRAAEPAKHPERAELYYSLGTGETSAECSHAGPQERPRPGTEGTKERLHYVGAVELRATDPPRRQEVRLDDNVLIRVPDMALRPGQLFTATLILQQNFTADLLTLRIKVKKGLQVLAARPAVPEAWTAKLDKFKGSKHHTALVTCRRLDAGQLDWRAADFPEFLYLDLAVENGTRGLASTRPVTWQVEYPGQDPEAEKDKMVWEIQVSERDVRALVPLVKEQEIVNTAPLTGIPQAVPVKLVAVEMGGAVFEVTEQMGCESANKQVLKVTDACDSVYVGGKESRGARGARVDFWFRRLHASLLFTVWVPLLPLRVELTDTTLEQVRGWRVPDATPDSSGLAEPEEAGEEAERQARSCRLQYQRAGVRFLAHFVAHPLDGGRHLTYMPSPDWLLDVSHLVGRQAKVRSPVSDSILGEQTLVVSDEKVAVLELQAQLVSGLSLVLSTEPGHPDVLTATCQALSALHSPKQEAALSVWLAFTDHTLAPMELYGWRDVALSVSSLDPGVAWVRPDEELARPLIVAKGPGRGPLLQLGLHAADSCRKGKHRAPLAAGTAWLEVGISRRLPTPGGPRPRNPRPESPFQRAEGAMSGEAMTAAATESMVGPQKWAPAGVGPDLTKFEGPQGGTSSDDEGPGEEEEEEIVKAPEQVTDLEIGMYVLLGVFCLAIFIFLINCIVFVLRYQRKEPPDAGPGLAPSTQQPHNWVWLGTDQEELSRQMDRCSQHQELSPNPTPDPSAAAKDGGCCCCGTPPGTEGGRREAGAPEVTEPDGGVSTSTFLPAVLGSPPPPSTLSRKELAAPGGRRKRVEFVTFASPRAPEGAACPPPSSAPTVQSILVASEDDIRWVCEDMGLRDPDELRSYMERIRGSS; encoded by the exons ATGGCCCCGGGACGGGCAGGGATGGTCCCCCCGGGCTCCGGCCGCGGCTGCCTTGTCCTGCTGGCCGCGCTGCTGGCCCTGGAGACGGCGACAG TGAGCAGAGAATTGGACCCCCCCGACCTTGTGTACCTGCCAGCCGAACTCAAAGTGCTGGACATTCCAGACCATTTCCGGCTGCAGCGGGTGGATCGGTACCTGCCGGGAAATGCTTCCCTGGGCTCCCGCTCTGAGACTTACCTCCTCCTCCATCGCCAGCCCATGGCAAAGCCTCTTGTCCAAGCCACTTACCTGCCCTTCACTGCCCAACAG GCAGTGCCGGCAGCCGATCCCCACCACAGGTACGGCTCCGTGGCCTGGGACGTCCGAGCCGTGTCCATTGAGGGCACAGTTTCTCCAGCTGAACCGTATGCCAGGGTCCTCTTCCACCTCAAGGGGCAGGACTGGCTGCCGGGACGGCACGACCTGCCCTGTGTCTCCCTGCATGCTTTCCACCAGACGCAGGCTGCGCATGGAGCCTGCCACTTCCAG GCACCCCTGGGAGTGTGCGTGGTGGAGCTGGAGTTCCCCCCACACTGGTTCTCCGCCACACACCCCTCCTCACACAGCCGGAGCAGAGCTGCGGAGCCCGCCAAGCACCCTGAGCGAGCTGAGCTGTACTACAGCCTGGGGACGGGGGAAACGTCTGCAGAGTGTAGCCATGCGGGGCCCCAGGAGAGGCCCCGGCCAGGCACTGAGGGCACCAAGGAGAGACTGCACTATGTCGGCGCTGTGGAGCTGCGAGCCACAGATCCGCCTCGGCGCCAGGAAGTGCGGCTGGATGACAACGTGCTCATCCGGGTCCCTGACATGGCACTGCGGCCAGGGCAGCTCTTCACGGCCACCCTGATTCTCCAGCAGAACTTCACCGCTGACCTGCTGACTCTGAG GATCAAGGTGAAGAAGGGGCTGCAGGTTCTAGCGGCCCGTCCCGCCGTTCCTGAGGCCTGGACGGCCAAGCTGGACAAGTTCAAGGGTTCCAAGCATCACACCGCTCTGGTCACCTGTCGCCGGCTGGATGCTGGCCAGTTGGACTGGAG GGCAGCGGATTTCCCCGAGTTCCTCTACCTGGATTTGGCGGTGGAGAACGGCACAAGGGGCCTGGCATCCACGCGCCCTGTCACCTGGCAGGTTGAGTACCCTGGCCAGGACCCTGAAGCCGAGAAGGACAAGATGGTGTGGGAGATCCAGGTGTCGGAGCGTGACGTCAGGGCGCTGGTCCCGCTGGTGAAG GAGCAAGAGATCGTGAACACTGCCCCCCTGACAGGGATCCCCCAGGCGGTGCCGGTGAAGCTGGTTGCTGTGGAGATGGGGGGAGCTGTGTTCGAGGTAACCGAGCAGATGGGGTGTGAGTCTGCCAATAAACAGGTCCTGAAG GTGACAGACGCGTGCGACTCCGTCTATGTGGGGGGCAAGGAGAGCCGGGGCGCCCGTGGGGCACGGGTAGACTTCTGGTTCCGCCGGCTCCATGCCTCGCTGCTCTTCACCGTCTGGGTGCCGCTGCTGCCACTGCGCGTCGAGCTGACCGACACCACGCTGGAGCAGGTGCGCGGCTGGAGGGTGCCCGACGCCACTCCAGACAG CAGTGGCCTAGCGGAGCCCgaggaggctggggaggaggcagagaggcaAGCTCGCAGCTGCCGGCTCCAGTACCAGCGTGCCGGCGTCCGCTTCCTGGCGCACTTTGTGGCTCACCCGCTGGACGGTGGACGGCACCTGACCTACATGCCAAGCCCCGACTGGCTCCTGGATGTCTCCCACCTAGTGGGCAGGCAAGCCAAG GTGCGCTCCCCCGTCTCAGACTCCATCCTGGGCGAGCAGACCCTGGTGGTATCGGACGAGAAGGTGGCCGTGTTGGAGCTGCAGGCCCAGTTGGTGTCAGGCCTCTCGCTGGTGCTGAGCACGGAGCCGGGACACCCCGACGTCCTCACCGCCACCTGCCAGGCACtctcagccctgcactccccaaAGCAG GAAGCAGCACTCAGTGTCTGGCTGGCATTCACCGACCACACGCTGGCCCCCATGGAGCTCTATGGCTGGCGGGATGTGGCGCTCTCCGTCTCCTCCCTGGACCCTGGCGTGGCCTGGGTGCGGCCAGACGAGGAGCTGGCTCGCCCGCTGATCGTGGCCAAAGGGCCGGGCCgggggcccctcctgcagctgggcCTGCATGCCGCGGACTCCTGCCGCAAAGGCAAGCACCGGGCACCGCTGGCCGCTGGCACCGCCTGGCTGGAGGTGGGCATCAGCCGGCGGCTCCCAACTCCTGGTGGCCCACGGCCCCGCAATCCCCGCCCGGAGTCCCCCTTCCAGCGGGCCGAGGGGGCCATGTCGGGGGAGGCGATGACAGCAGCAGCTACAGAGTCCATGGTGGGGCCCCAGAAATGGGCCCCAGCTGGGGTGGGACCCGACCTGACCAAGTTTGAGGGGCCCCAGGGCGGCACCTCTTCCGATGATGAAgggcctggggaggaggaggaggaggagatcgTGAAGGCCCCCGAGCAGGTGACAGACCTGGAGATCGGGATGTACGTTCTCCTGGGCGTCTTCTGCCTGGCCATCTTCATCTTCCTCATCAATTGCATTGTCTTTGTGCTGCGCTATCAGCGCAAGGAGCCCCCTGATGCCGGCCCAGGCCTGGCCCCCTCCACCCAGCAGCCCCACAACTGGGTGTGGCTGGGCACCGaccaggaggagctgagccgCCAGATGGATCGCTGCAGCCAGCACCAAGAGCTCAGCCCCAATCCCACCCCCGACCCCTCCGCCGCTGCCAAAGATGGtggatgctgctgctgtgggACTCCCCCGGGCAcggagggaggcaggagggaggctggggcCCCTGAGGTCACGGAGCCTGACGGGGGGGTCTCCACCAGCACTTTCCTCCCTGCGGTTCTGGGgagcccgcccccccccagcaccttgTCCCGGAAAGAATTGGCTGCACCGGGGGGCAGGCGTAAGCGAGTGGAGTTTGTGACCTTTGCCTCGCCCCGGGCCCCTGAAGGCGCCGCATGCCCCCCGCCCTCCTCCGCTCCCACTGTCCAGTCCATCCTGGTGGCCAGCGAGGACGACATCCGTTGGGTCTGCGAGGACATGGGGCTGCGGGACCCTGACGAGCTAAGGAGCTACATGGAGAGGATCCGGGGCAGCTCCTGA